Proteins encoded together in one Pantoea sp. CCBC3-3-1 window:
- the gudD gene encoding glucarate dehydratase, with the protein MSQTTPLITEMQVIPVAGHDSMLLNLSGAHGPFFTRNIVIIKDNSGHTGVGEIPGGEKIRRTLEEAAALLKGHSIGEYKNLLSHVRNTFADRDSAGRGNQTFDLRTTIHVVTGIEAALLDLLGQHLGVNVASLLGDGQQRDRVEMLGYLFYVGDRRKTSLPYQSQPDEHCDWYRLRHEEALTPEAVVRLAEATYEKYGFNDFKLKGGVLAGSEEAEAVTALAKRFPEARITLDPNGAWSLNEAIALGKQLKDVLAYAEDPCGAEQGYSGREVMAEFRRATGLPTATNMIATDWRQMGHTLSLQSVDIPLADPHFWTMQGSVRVAQMCNDFGLTWGSHSNNHFDISLAMFTHVAAAAPGKITAIDTHWIWQEGNQRLTRQPLQIKGGCVQVPQKPGLGVELDMDQVMKAHQLYQKFGLGARDDAQAMQFLVPNWTFDNKRPCLVR; encoded by the coding sequence ATGAGTCAAACAACACCGCTGATAACGGAAATGCAGGTGATCCCCGTGGCGGGACACGACAGTATGCTGCTGAATCTCAGCGGCGCTCACGGTCCTTTTTTTACCCGGAACATTGTCATTATCAAAGACAATTCCGGGCATACCGGCGTGGGAGAAATACCCGGTGGCGAAAAGATTCGTCGCACGCTGGAAGAAGCCGCCGCGCTGCTGAAAGGACACAGCATTGGAGAATATAAAAACCTGCTGAGTCATGTGCGCAATACCTTTGCCGATCGTGATTCGGCGGGACGGGGAAATCAGACCTTTGATTTGCGCACGACAATCCACGTCGTCACCGGCATTGAAGCCGCGCTGCTGGATCTGCTTGGGCAGCACCTGGGCGTGAACGTGGCTTCGCTGCTGGGCGATGGGCAGCAGCGCGATCGCGTCGAAATGCTGGGCTATCTGTTCTATGTCGGCGACCGGCGTAAAACGTCGCTGCCTTACCAGAGCCAGCCGGATGAGCACTGTGACTGGTATCGCCTGCGCCACGAAGAGGCGCTGACGCCGGAGGCGGTGGTTCGCCTGGCGGAAGCCACGTATGAAAAATATGGTTTCAACGACTTCAAGCTGAAAGGCGGCGTGCTGGCCGGCAGCGAAGAAGCCGAAGCGGTTACCGCACTGGCTAAGCGTTTTCCTGAAGCAAGAATTACGCTCGATCCAAATGGCGCATGGTCGCTGAACGAAGCGATCGCGCTGGGCAAACAGCTGAAAGACGTGCTGGCTTATGCTGAAGACCCGTGTGGCGCAGAACAGGGCTATTCAGGCCGGGAAGTGATGGCGGAATTCCGACGTGCGACGGGTCTGCCAACCGCCACCAACATGATTGCCACCGACTGGCGGCAGATGGGTCATACTTTATCTTTGCAGTCCGTCGACATTCCGTTGGCCGACCCGCACTTCTGGACGATGCAAGGCTCCGTCCGCGTGGCGCAGATGTGCAACGACTTTGGCCTTACCTGGGGCTCACATTCCAATAATCATTTCGATATTTCACTGGCGATGTTCACTCATGTGGCCGCAGCCGCTCCTGGCAAAATCACCGCCATCGACACCCACTGGATCTGGCAGGAAGGCAATCAGCGCCTGACGCGTCAGCCTCTACAGATCAAAGGTGGCTGTGTGCAGGTACCGCAAAAGCCGGGGCTGGGCGTCGAGCTGGATATGGATCAGGTAATGAAGGCTCACCAGCTGTATCAAAAATTTGGTCTGGGCGCGCGCGACGACGCGCAGGCAATGCAGTTCCTGGTACCAAACTGGACCTTTGATAACAAACGCCCTTGTCTGGTGCGCTAA
- the garR gene encoding 2-hydroxy-3-oxopropionate reductase, producing MKIGFIGLGIMGKPMSKNLLKAGYSLVVRDHNADSVAEVVGLGATAAESAKAIAEQSDVIITMLPNSPHVKEVLLGEGGVIEGAKPGTIVIDMSSIAPLASREIHEQLAKKNIALLDAPVSGGEPKAVDGTLSVMVGGDKELFDKCYDIMKAMAGSVVHTGDIGAGNVTKLANQVIVALNIAAMSEALTLATKAGVNPELVYQAIRGGLAGSTVLDAKAPMVMDRNFKPGFRIDLHIKDLANALDTSHGVGAQLPLTAAVMEMMQALRADGLGTADHSALACYYEKLAKVEISK from the coding sequence ATGAAAATCGGATTTATTGGTCTGGGCATCATGGGCAAACCCATGAGCAAAAACCTGCTGAAAGCGGGCTATTCGCTGGTTGTACGCGATCATAATGCAGACAGCGTGGCGGAAGTGGTCGGCCTTGGTGCCACCGCGGCCGAGTCGGCAAAGGCGATAGCTGAGCAGAGCGACGTCATTATCACCATGTTGCCTAACTCACCACACGTCAAAGAAGTGCTGCTGGGCGAAGGTGGCGTCATTGAGGGCGCGAAACCCGGTACGATCGTTATTGATATGAGTTCCATCGCGCCGCTTGCCAGCCGCGAAATTCATGAACAACTGGCGAAGAAAAACATCGCTCTGCTGGATGCGCCCGTCAGCGGCGGCGAACCTAAAGCGGTAGACGGAACGCTGTCGGTAATGGTCGGCGGTGATAAAGAGCTGTTCGATAAATGCTACGACATTATGAAAGCGATGGCCGGTTCTGTTGTTCATACGGGAGATATTGGCGCGGGCAACGTTACCAAGCTGGCAAATCAGGTGATTGTGGCGCTGAATATTGCAGCCATGTCGGAAGCGCTGACGCTGGCGACTAAAGCGGGTGTAAATCCGGAACTGGTTTATCAGGCGATTCGTGGCGGACTGGCAGGCAGTACCGTATTAGATGCCAAAGCACCAATGGTCATGGATCGCAACTTCAAACCGGGCTTCCGTATCGATCTGCATATTAAAGACCTGGCGAATGCGCTGGATACCTCGCACGGCGTGGGTGCCCAGCTGCCGCTGACGGCGGCGGTGATGGAGATGATGCAGGCGCTGCGTGCCGATGGCCTTGGCACGGCCGATCACAGCGCCCTGGCTTGCTATTATGAGAAATTAGCGAAAGTAGAAATCAGTAAGTAA
- the truC gene encoding tRNA pseudouridine(65) synthase TruC, which produces MLEILYQDEWLVAVNKPAGWLVHRSWLDRHESVFVMQTVRDQIGQHVFTVHRLDRPTSGVLLMGLSSEVARLLSQQFEQHQLQKTYHAVVRGWLDGEETLDYALTEELDKIADKFASPEKAPQPAVTHWRALATAELPVPVSRYETSRYTLMELKPQTGRKHQLRRHMTHLRHPIIGDSAHGDLRQNRSAAQHFGMKRLMLHASELQLTHPVTGEPLVLRAGLDTVWQGAMQQFGWQACLPHLPRVEFDAARLQDSAAE; this is translated from the coding sequence ATGCTGGAGATTTTGTATCAGGATGAATGGCTGGTGGCGGTAAATAAGCCTGCCGGATGGCTGGTTCACCGCAGCTGGCTCGACAGACATGAAAGCGTTTTTGTGATGCAAACCGTACGCGATCAAATTGGTCAGCACGTGTTTACCGTTCACCGCCTTGATCGACCGACTTCAGGCGTGTTGCTGATGGGATTGTCCAGCGAGGTCGCCCGGTTATTGTCGCAACAGTTTGAGCAGCACCAGCTGCAAAAAACCTACCATGCTGTGGTGCGCGGTTGGCTTGATGGCGAAGAAACCCTTGACTATGCCCTGACCGAAGAGCTGGATAAAATTGCGGATAAATTCGCCAGTCCTGAGAAGGCCCCCCAGCCTGCGGTAACGCACTGGCGTGCGCTGGCCACTGCTGAGTTACCGGTTCCGGTTAGCCGTTATGAGACATCGCGTTATACGCTGATGGAGCTGAAGCCGCAAACAGGCCGTAAGCATCAGCTGCGCCGTCATATGACTCATCTGCGCCATCCGATTATCGGCGACAGCGCGCATGGCGATTTGCGGCAAAACCGGAGTGCGGCCCAGCATTTCGGTATGAAACGGCTGATGCTGCATGCCAGCGAACTTCAGCTGACTCACCCGGTTACGGGAGAACCGCTGGTACTGCGTGCCGGGCTGGATACTGTCTGGCAGGGAGCAATGCAGCAATTTGGTTGGCAGGCGTGTCTCCCTCATCTTCCCAGGGTTGAGTTTGATGCCGCCCGCCTTCAGGATAGTGCAGCAGAATAA
- a CDS encoding YqcC family protein, with protein MSREQQVRERLQAIEQVLHDAGLWQTCAPNTEAFESPEPFCVDTMMPVQWLQWVFIPRMQNLLDTETPLPVKLAIAPYYEMALEGSMPGRATLLHMLNQLDQLFEHDS; from the coding sequence ATGAGCCGGGAACAACAAGTTCGCGAACGCTTGCAGGCGATTGAGCAGGTATTACACGATGCGGGACTGTGGCAAACCTGCGCCCCAAACACAGAGGCTTTTGAAAGCCCGGAACCCTTCTGTGTGGATACCATGATGCCGGTTCAGTGGCTGCAATGGGTGTTTATTCCGCGCATGCAAAACTTACTGGATACAGAAACGCCTCTGCCGGTTAAGCTGGCTATTGCGCCTTATTATGAAATGGCGCTGGAAGGCAGCATGCCCGGCCGGGCGACGTTGCTTCACATGCTGAATCAGCTGGATCAACTGTTCGAGCATGATTCCTGA
- a CDS encoding flavodoxin, translating to MAQVGIFVGTVYGNALLVAEEAEPLLVDQGHQVKIFEDPTLDDWLRYSENVALIITSTTGQGDFPDSIAPLFHAIKDKLGHQPTLRYGVIALGDNSYDDFCGAGKKFDDLLQEHAARRIGDVLLIDATEHPEPEEVSSPWIEEWAKQLG from the coding sequence ATGGCTCAGGTAGGTATTTTTGTCGGTACGGTTTACGGTAATGCACTGCTGGTTGCGGAAGAAGCGGAACCTCTGCTGGTGGATCAGGGCCACCAGGTAAAAATTTTTGAAGATCCAACGCTGGATGACTGGCTGCGCTACAGTGAAAACGTGGCGCTGATTATCACGTCGACGACAGGACAGGGTGATTTTCCGGACAGTATCGCGCCTCTGTTTCACGCCATTAAGGATAAGCTCGGTCATCAGCCCACGTTACGCTATGGCGTAATCGCGCTGGGCGATAATAGCTATGATGATTTCTGTGGCGCAGGCAAAAAATTTGATGATTTATTGCAGGAGCATGCTGCCCGGCGCATAGGTGATGTTTTGCTGATCGATGCGACCGAGCATCCCGAACCGGAAGAAGTCTCTTCACCCTGGATTGAAGAATGGGCTAAACAGCTTGGCTGA
- a CDS encoding MFS transporter yields MNSISSAASEVQKRTNARYWIVVMLFIVTSFNYGDRATIAIAGSAMSKDIGMDSVGLGYIFSAFSWAYVIGQIPGGWLLDRFGSKKVYFWSIFLWSLFTLLQGFVDLFSGFTIIVTLFMLRFMVGLAEAPSFPGNSRIVAAWFPAQERGTAVAIFNSAQYFATVIFAPIMGWLTSQVGWAHVFWFMGGLGIIISFIWLKVIHDPNDHPGVNKAELEYMEQGGALINMDQKKEDRKVSWAEKRYQIKQLIGSRMMLGIYLGQYCINALTYFFITWFPVYLVQARGMSILKAGMVASVPAICGFLGGVLGGIISDWLMRKTGSLNIARKTPIVAGMLLSITMVVCNYVDTEWVVVFFMSLAFFGKGIGALGWAVMADTAPKEISGLSGGLFNMFGNVSGIITPIAIGYIIATTGSYNGALIYVGIHAFVAVLSYLVLVRDIKRIELKSL; encoded by the coding sequence ATGAATTCAATCAGCAGTGCTGCGAGCGAAGTGCAAAAAAGAACGAATGCTCGCTACTGGATAGTGGTGATGTTATTTATCGTCACCTCTTTCAACTACGGGGACCGCGCAACGATCGCCATTGCGGGTTCGGCCATGTCAAAAGATATTGGGATGGACTCGGTCGGGCTGGGCTACATCTTCTCGGCATTCTCCTGGGCTTACGTTATTGGGCAAATCCCCGGCGGCTGGCTGCTGGACCGCTTTGGATCTAAAAAGGTCTATTTCTGGAGTATTTTTCTGTGGTCGCTGTTTACGCTGTTGCAGGGATTTGTCGACCTGTTCAGCGGCTTCACCATTATCGTCACGCTTTTTATGCTGCGGTTTATGGTTGGGCTGGCCGAAGCGCCCTCGTTTCCGGGCAACAGTCGTATTGTCGCGGCATGGTTTCCGGCGCAGGAACGCGGCACCGCCGTGGCCATTTTCAATTCAGCACAATACTTCGCGACGGTTATTTTTGCACCGATCATGGGCTGGCTAACGTCGCAGGTGGGTTGGGCGCATGTATTCTGGTTTATGGGGGGGCTCGGCATCATTATCAGCTTTATCTGGCTGAAAGTGATTCACGATCCTAACGATCATCCGGGCGTCAACAAAGCCGAACTGGAGTATATGGAGCAGGGCGGCGCGTTGATCAACATGGATCAAAAGAAAGAAGATCGTAAAGTCAGCTGGGCAGAAAAACGTTATCAAATTAAGCAGTTAATCGGATCGCGTATGATGCTTGGCATCTACCTCGGGCAGTATTGCATTAACGCTTTAACCTACTTTTTTATTACCTGGTTCCCGGTTTATCTGGTGCAGGCGCGCGGCATGTCGATTCTGAAAGCCGGCATGGTGGCCTCTGTCCCAGCCATCTGCGGTTTTCTGGGCGGCGTACTGGGCGGCATTATTTCTGACTGGCTGATGCGTAAAACCGGCTCCCTTAATATTGCACGTAAAACGCCGATCGTGGCGGGCATGCTGCTCTCTATCACCATGGTGGTCTGTAACTATGTCGATACCGAATGGGTCGTGGTGTTCTTTATGTCGCTGGCATTCTTTGGGAAAGGCATTGGTGCACTCGGCTGGGCGGTAATGGCGGATACCGCGCCAAAAGAGATTAGCGGTCTCAGCGGCGGCCTGTTCAATATGTTCGGTAATGTCTCCGGCATTATTACGCCTATCGCTATCGGCTACATCATTGCCACCACCGGCTCCTATAACGGTGCGCTGATTTACGTCGGTATTCACGCCTTCGTTGCGGTATTGAGCTATCTGGTGCTGGTACGTGATATCAAACGTATTGAGCTGAAATCCCTGTAA
- the garL gene encoding 2-dehydro-3-deoxyglucarate aldolase, whose amino-acid sequence MSYVSSPNSFRQRLLAGETLIGSWCALANPVTTEILGLAGFDWLVLDGEHAPNDITTFVPQLMALKGSVSAPVVRPPCNEPVIIKRLLDIGFSNFLIPFVETEEEAVRAVASTRYPPMGIRGVSVSHRSNMYGTVPEYNSTINSNITVLVQIETQQAVDNIDAIAAVEGVDGIFVGPGDLSAALGYLGQPAHPEVLKVIKYIFERAKAAGKPSGILAPVEADARRYLEWGAGFVAVGSDVGVFRGATQALCDRFKK is encoded by the coding sequence ATGAGCTATGTAAGCAGTCCTAACAGCTTCCGCCAGCGTTTACTGGCAGGCGAAACCTTAATCGGCAGCTGGTGTGCGCTGGCAAATCCTGTTACCACGGAAATTCTTGGTCTGGCCGGTTTCGACTGGCTGGTGCTTGACGGAGAGCATGCCCCAAACGACATCACCACCTTTGTCCCTCAGCTGATGGCACTGAAAGGCAGCGTCAGCGCACCGGTAGTGCGTCCTCCCTGTAATGAGCCGGTAATCATCAAGCGTCTGCTCGATATCGGCTTCTCTAACTTTCTGATCCCGTTTGTTGAAACGGAAGAAGAAGCGGTGCGCGCCGTCGCCTCCACGCGCTATCCGCCAATGGGCATTCGTGGCGTGTCGGTTTCGCATCGTAGCAACATGTACGGCACCGTGCCGGAGTACAACAGCACCATCAACAGCAACATCACCGTGCTGGTACAAATTGAAACGCAGCAGGCGGTGGACAACATTGATGCGATAGCGGCAGTTGAAGGCGTGGACGGCATCTTTGTCGGTCCTGGCGATCTGTCGGCGGCACTGGGCTATCTCGGGCAGCCGGCCCATCCGGAAGTCCTGAAAGTCATTAAATATATCTTTGAACGAGCGAAAGCAGCGGGCAAACCGAGCGGCATCCTCGCGCCGGTGGAAGCCGATGCCCGGCGCTATCTGGAGTGGGGCGCCGGTTTTGTGGCGGTAGGCAGTGACGTAGGCGTGTTCCGTGGAGCCACTCAGGCTCTGTGCGATCGCTTCAAAAAATAA
- the syd gene encoding SecY-interacting protein, with product MSEEITHALKEFTDKYCHRWIQQCGHPPASSELYGVPSPCIQQTVGEAIYWMPQPFTLAKNFDAIERALDLQLQPAIVAWYTSQFAGDMYVNIGGKDCTLLQTWSEDDFLRVQENLIGHLVMKRRLKQTPTLFIATTASEMDVISVCNLSGEVILEQPGTQKREVLAKDLAAFVDALEIIDPVQ from the coding sequence ATGAGTGAAGAGATTACCCATGCACTGAAAGAGTTTACCGATAAATACTGCCATCGCTGGATCCAGCAATGCGGTCATCCCCCTGCCAGCAGCGAACTCTATGGTGTGCCTTCCCCCTGCATTCAGCAAACGGTGGGGGAAGCAATTTACTGGATGCCGCAGCCTTTTACGCTGGCGAAAAATTTCGATGCGATAGAACGAGCGTTAGATTTGCAATTGCAGCCGGCAATTGTCGCCTGGTACACCTCTCAGTTTGCCGGTGATATGTATGTCAATATTGGCGGCAAGGACTGTACGTTGTTGCAGACCTGGAGTGAAGACGACTTCCTGCGGGTGCAGGAAAATTTGATCGGTCATCTGGTGATGAAGCGCCGTCTGAAACAGACTCCCACCTTATTTATCGCCACTACGGCTTCTGAAATGGATGTCATATCCGTATGTAATTTGAGCGGAGAAGTCATTCTTGAGCAGCCTGGAACGCAGAAGCGTGAAGTACTGGCCAAAGACTTAGCCGCGTTTGTTGACGCTCTGGAGATAATTGATCCTGTACAATAA
- the garD gene encoding galactarate dehydratase, with protein MNKTQNDTPLYIKVHENDNVAIVVNNNGLKAGTEFPCGLQLKEHIPQGHKVALSDIAKGNDIIRYGEVIGYALRDILRGSWIDESLVVLPEAPELASLPLATHIPADLPALEGYTFEGYRNADGSVGTRNLLGITTSVHCVAGVVDYVVQIIERQLLPNYPNVDGVVALNHLYGCGVAINAPAAIVPIRTIHNLSLNANFGGEVMVVGLGCEKLQPERLLEGTPDVQAISLGEEDIVRLQDEKHVGFESMVQDILQVAERHLQRLNQRQRETVPASELVVGMQCGGSDAFSGVTANPAVGFASDLLVRCGATVMFSEVTEVRDAVHLLTPRVINKEVGKRLLEEMAWYDDYLNMGKTDRSANPSPGNKKGGLANVVEKALGSIAKSGRSAIVEVLSPGQRPTKRGLIYAATPASDFVCGTQQMASGITLQVFTTGRGTPYGLAVIPVIKMATRTALADRWHDLMDINAGTIATGEETIEQVGWRLFELILDIASGRKQTWSDRWGIRNSLAVFNPAPVT; from the coding sequence ATGAACAAAACGCAAAATGACACACCTCTCTATATTAAGGTGCATGAAAACGATAATGTCGCCATCGTGGTCAATAATAACGGCCTGAAGGCGGGCACGGAATTTCCATGCGGTTTACAACTCAAAGAGCATATTCCCCAGGGGCATAAAGTTGCGTTAAGCGATATTGCCAAGGGCAACGATATTATTCGTTACGGTGAAGTCATCGGCTATGCCCTGCGCGATATTCTGCGCGGCAGCTGGATTGATGAGTCGCTGGTGGTGTTGCCGGAAGCACCGGAACTCGCCAGCCTGCCGCTCGCCACCCATATTCCTGCCGATTTACCTGCGCTTGAAGGGTATACCTTTGAAGGCTATCGCAACGCCGATGGCAGTGTGGGAACACGAAATCTTCTGGGGATTACCACCAGCGTTCACTGTGTCGCGGGCGTTGTGGATTATGTTGTTCAGATTATTGAGCGGCAGCTGTTGCCCAACTATCCCAATGTCGATGGCGTGGTCGCCCTCAATCATCTTTATGGCTGCGGCGTAGCGATCAATGCGCCTGCCGCCATCGTTCCTATTCGCACTATCCATAATCTTTCGCTGAATGCTAACTTCGGCGGCGAAGTTATGGTCGTGGGGCTGGGCTGTGAGAAGTTGCAGCCGGAGCGCTTGCTGGAAGGCACCCCTGACGTACAGGCCATTTCGCTTGGTGAAGAAGATATTGTGCGCCTTCAGGACGAAAAACATGTCGGCTTTGAATCGATGGTGCAGGATATTTTGCAGGTTGCCGAACGCCATTTACAGCGCCTGAACCAGCGTCAGCGCGAGACCGTTCCGGCTTCAGAACTGGTCGTCGGCATGCAGTGTGGTGGTAGCGATGCTTTCTCGGGCGTCACCGCGAATCCCGCCGTGGGTTTTGCTTCCGATTTGCTGGTACGTTGCGGCGCAACGGTGATGTTTTCAGAAGTCACGGAAGTGCGCGATGCCGTTCATCTGCTCACGCCACGCGTGATCAATAAAGAGGTGGGTAAGCGCCTGCTGGAAGAGATGGCCTGGTATGACGACTATCTGAATATGGGGAAAACCGATCGTAGCGCGAACCCTTCTCCGGGCAATAAAAAAGGGGGGTTAGCCAACGTGGTGGAAAAGGCGCTGGGCTCAATTGCCAAATCCGGACGAAGCGCCATTGTCGAAGTGCTTTCGCCGGGTCAGCGTCCGACTAAACGCGGCCTGATTTATGCCGCAACGCCCGCCAGCGATTTCGTTTGCGGCACGCAGCAGATGGCTTCGGGTATTACCCTACAGGTGTTTACGACCGGTCGCGGCACGCCTTACGGCCTTGCGGTGATCCCGGTGATCAAAATGGCTACCCGAACGGCGCTTGCCGACAGATGGCATGACCTGATGGATATTAATGCGGGAACGATAGCGACGGGAGAAGAGACCATTGAGCAGGTGGGCTGGCGGCTGTTTGAACTGATTTTGGATATTGCCAGCGGACGCAAACAGACCTGGTCAGATCGCTGGGGGATACGCAATTCACTGGCGGTCTTTAATCCTGCCCCTGTCACCTGA
- a CDS encoding enolase C-terminal domain-like protein, with the protein MDTQSSPTITDMKVIPVAGHDSMLLNIGGAHGAYFTRNIVVLTDSAGHTGVGEAPGGETIYQTLMDAIPQVKGREVARMNRLVQDVHKGNQSADFDTFGKGAWTFELRVNAVAALEAALLDLLGQCLNVPVAELLGPGKQRDEVTVLGYLFYIGDREQTDLPYLAGKQAKHAWYHLRHQKAMDSAAVVRLAEAAQDKYGFKDFKLKGGVLPGEQEIDAVKAMKKRFPDARITVDPNGAWLLDEAIALCKDMQGILTYAEDPCGAEQGYSGREVMAEFRRATGLPVATNMIATNWREMNHAVMLNAVDIPLADPHFWTLSGAVRVAQLCDDWGLTWGCHSNNHFDISLAMFTHVGAAAPGKPTAIDTHWIWQEGNQRLTKEPLQIRNGKIAVPDAPGLGIELDWAQVEKAHALYKTLPGGARNDAASMQYLIPGWTFDRKRPAFGR; encoded by the coding sequence ATGGATACGCAAAGCAGCCCGACCATTACGGATATGAAAGTTATCCCCGTGGCGGGTCACGACAGTATGTTGCTTAATATTGGCGGTGCTCACGGCGCTTATTTTACCCGAAATATCGTGGTACTGACGGACAGCGCCGGGCATACCGGCGTAGGCGAAGCACCAGGGGGCGAGACCATTTATCAAACGCTGATGGACGCCATTCCCCAGGTAAAAGGGCGGGAAGTGGCAAGGATGAACCGGCTGGTGCAGGACGTGCACAAAGGCAACCAGTCGGCTGATTTCGATACTTTTGGTAAAGGCGCCTGGACTTTTGAGCTGCGGGTGAACGCGGTAGCCGCGCTGGAAGCGGCGCTGCTGGATCTGTTAGGACAATGCCTGAACGTGCCGGTGGCGGAGCTGCTCGGCCCTGGCAAGCAGCGTGATGAAGTGACGGTGCTGGGTTATCTGTTCTATATCGGCGACCGCGAGCAAACCGATCTTCCTTATCTTGCGGGCAAACAGGCAAAACACGCGTGGTATCACCTGCGTCATCAAAAGGCGATGGACAGCGCCGCCGTGGTGCGTCTGGCGGAAGCTGCCCAGGACAAATACGGCTTCAAAGACTTCAAGCTGAAGGGCGGCGTTCTGCCAGGTGAACAGGAAATTGATGCGGTGAAAGCGATGAAAAAACGCTTTCCTGACGCGAGAATTACCGTCGATCCCAATGGGGCCTGGCTGCTGGATGAAGCCATTGCGCTGTGCAAAGACATGCAGGGCATTCTGACTTATGCCGAAGATCCCTGCGGTGCAGAACAGGGTTATTCAGGTCGCGAGGTGATGGCCGAGTTCCGCCGTGCAACGGGCCTGCCTGTCGCCACCAATATGATCGCCACTAACTGGCGCGAGATGAATCATGCGGTGATGCTCAATGCCGTCGATATTCCGCTGGCGGATCCGCATTTCTGGACCCTGAGTGGAGCAGTTCGCGTCGCGCAGCTTTGCGACGACTGGGGGCTTACCTGGGGCTGCCATTCCAACAATCATTTTGATATTTCGCTGGCGATGTTCACCCATGTGGGGGCGGCCGCGCCGGGTAAACCGACGGCCATTGATACCCACTGGATTTGGCAGGAAGGGAACCAGCGCCTGACTAAAGAGCCTCTGCAAATCCGCAACGGCAAGATTGCCGTGCCGGATGCGCCAGGATTGGGGATAGAGCTGGATTGGGCACAAGTTGAGAAAGCCCATGCGCTGTACAAAACATTGCCTGGCGGCGCACGTAACGACGCCGCCTCTATGCAGTATTTGATCCCTGGCTGGACTTTCGATCGCAAGCGTCCCGCTTTTGGCCGCTGA